One segment of Candidatus Caldatribacterium sp. DNA contains the following:
- a CDS encoding HEPN domain-containing protein encodes MATRYEDWLKQAERDLSHARLSYEHGDYEWACFAAHQASEKAVKALHLFFGQEAWGHVVARLLRELPIPVPEELIERGMVLDGYYILPRYPNGFPEGAPFEHFGPLQAKEALEHAGAILAFVRSQMAR; translated from the coding sequence GTGGCCACCCGCTACGAGGACTGGTTGAAACAGGCAGAAAGAGATTTGAGCCACGCCCGGCTCTCCTACGAGCACGGAGACTACGAGTGGGCGTGTTTTGCAGCCCACCAGGCTTCGGAAAAGGCGGTGAAGGCGCTTCATCTTTTCTTTGGACAGGAGGCGTGGGGACATGTGGTGGCCAGGCTCCTTCGAGAACTCCCTATCCCCGTCCCGGAAGAACTCATCGAGCGAGGTATGGTACTCGACGGTTACTACATTCTTCCCCGGTATCCCAATGGCTTTCCCGAAGGCGCTCCTTTTGAACACTTTGGGCCCCTGCAGGCTAAGGAGGCTTTAGAGCATGCCGGTGCGATCCTTGCATTTGTCCGTTCTCAGATGGCCCGATAG